From a single Verrucomicrobiia bacterium genomic region:
- a CDS encoding transglutaminase-like domain-containing protein, which translates to MLKPAFLIGTTAFWLMMTSQLIQREFFQLTPIQSSYQVLPLYGFTVREEYQGIYIGDKLIGFNLAVLEKKEDKDKPENAPAKIYYELRQNTYMTFLFLGQEREMLVKSKAMLDERLELQSFEMKFTSGENWTEMNGQIAKDHLNMVIQSKEGEPIRKIVPVERPLFFSESLNMIWTPENLKTGKTGKVHMWNPLLMSFEDMEFRVGPKVKIPYEGKSTEVYDLRLTQQGIETRYWATPEGVIIKHESPTGLFMIKQDAWKIFDKMREERGKLADLPNLYSTPSNRTFENPAALKKIKVNVRTPKEEKTLVLEKPSLEDLRSVPLPVPEEILDQIPSDLPLGAGGLRAKPYLESTEFIQSDSPFIAKQAKEVVGHEKSALEAARKLNAWVNRWISPSPSVSIPSALQVYKVRKGDCNEYTALFTAMARSLGIPTKMVAGLVYQNGRFFYHAWPEVFLGRWVGMDPTFDQEPNDVTHIPLVEGNLDEQIELIRKVGQIQINVLETE; encoded by the coding sequence TCACGGTGCGGGAGGAATACCAGGGCATTTACATCGGCGACAAGCTGATCGGCTTCAATCTGGCCGTTCTCGAAAAGAAGGAAGACAAGGACAAGCCGGAAAACGCCCCTGCCAAAATCTATTACGAGCTGCGCCAGAACACCTACATGACGTTTCTCTTCCTCGGCCAGGAGCGCGAGATGCTGGTGAAAAGCAAGGCGATGCTCGACGAGCGCCTGGAGCTGCAGTCCTTCGAGATGAAATTCACGAGCGGTGAAAACTGGACCGAAATGAACGGCCAGATCGCCAAAGACCACCTGAACATGGTCATCCAATCCAAAGAAGGCGAGCCGATCCGCAAGATCGTCCCGGTCGAGCGGCCGCTGTTTTTTTCCGAGTCGCTCAATATGATCTGGACGCCGGAAAATCTCAAGACCGGAAAAACCGGCAAGGTCCACATGTGGAACCCGCTGCTCATGAGTTTCGAGGACATGGAATTCCGCGTCGGCCCCAAAGTAAAAATCCCTTACGAAGGCAAGTCCACGGAAGTCTACGACCTGCGCCTCACGCAGCAGGGCATCGAGACGCGGTATTGGGCCACGCCCGAAGGCGTGATCATCAAGCATGAAAGCCCGACCGGCCTTTTCATGATCAAGCAGGACGCGTGGAAAATCTTCGACAAGATGCGCGAAGAGCGCGGCAAGCTCGCCGACCTTCCGAACCTTTATTCGACGCCGTCCAACCGCACGTTCGAAAATCCGGCGGCGCTGAAAAAAATCAAAGTGAACGTTCGCACACCGAAAGAGGAAAAAACACTCGTCCTCGAAAAGCCGTCGCTCGAAGACTTGCGCAGCGTCCCGCTTCCCGTGCCGGAAGAAATTCTCGACCAAATCCCGTCGGACCTTCCGCTGGGCGCGGGCGGGCTGAGAGCCAAGCCCTATCTCGAATCCACGGAATTCATCCAGTCCGACAGCCCTTTCATTGCCAAACAGGCCAAGGAGGTCGTGGGGCACGAAAAATCCGCGCTCGAAGCGGCGCGGAAATTGAACGCTTGGGTCAACCGGTGGATTTCCCCTTCGCCGAGCGTGAGCATCCCGTCGGCGCTGCAGGTCTACAAAGTGCGCAAAGGCGACTGCAACGAATACACCGCGCTTTTCACGGCCATGGCGCGCTCGCTCGGCATTCCCACGAAAATGGTCGCCGGGCTCGTGTACCAGAACGGCCGCTTTTTCTACCACGCCTGGCCGGAAGTTTTCCTCGGGCGCTGGGTGGGCATGGATCCGACGTTCGACCAGGAGCCGAACGACGTGACGCACATTCCCCTTGTCGAGGGCAATCTGGACGAACAGATCGAACTCATCCGCAAGGTCGGCCAAATCCAAATCAACGTTTTGGAAACAGAATAG
- a CDS encoding ABC transporter ATP-binding protein: protein MNAMVEFENARKEYGKKVAVVNLNLSIPQGELFVLVGPNGAGKTTTLKMLVGLLRPTQGSVRVGGHDMKTDPLKAKALMSFVPDVPYVYDKLTPRELLRFVGKLYDLDSVVINARTEELLSFFSLDHVRDTLIEEFSHGMKQKAILSAALLHNPKVLVLDEPMVGLDPMSIKSFKDFLQRKSKEGTTIIFSTHTLSMAEELAQRVGIINKGELIALGSMQELRQKYQSRENLENMFMALVEKEEAAGRS, encoded by the coding sequence ATGAACGCGATGGTCGAATTCGAAAATGCGCGCAAGGAATACGGAAAAAAAGTCGCGGTCGTGAACCTGAACCTTTCCATCCCGCAGGGCGAGCTGTTCGTGCTGGTCGGCCCCAACGGCGCGGGCAAGACGACCACGCTGAAAATGCTCGTGGGCCTCTTGCGCCCGACACAGGGAAGCGTGCGCGTCGGCGGCCACGACATGAAGACAGATCCCCTGAAAGCCAAGGCGCTCATGAGCTTTGTGCCGGACGTGCCGTACGTTTACGACAAGCTGACGCCGCGCGAACTGCTCCGCTTCGTGGGCAAGCTGTACGATCTGGATTCCGTCGTGATCAACGCGCGCACCGAAGAGCTTCTTTCCTTTTTCTCTCTCGATCACGTGCGCGACACCCTGATCGAGGAGTTCTCTCACGGCATGAAGCAGAAAGCAATTTTATCGGCGGCCCTTTTGCACAATCCCAAAGTCCTCGTCCTCGACGAGCCCATGGTCGGCCTGGACCCCATGAGCATCAAGAGCTTCAAGGATTTCCTGCAGCGCAAAAGCAAGGAAGGCACGACCATCATTTTTTCCACGCACACGCTTTCCATGGCCGAAGAGCTGGCGCAGCGGGTTGGCATCATCAACAAGGGCGAGCTCATCGCGCTGGGCTCCATGCAGGAGCTGCGGCAGAAATACCAGTCCCGGGAAAATCTCGAGAACATGTTCATGGCGCTTGTGGAAAAAGAGGAAGCGGCGGGAAGATCATGA